GGTCTACGCCGACAACAGCACCGAACTGACCGACGCGGCCCTCAAGGCCCTCAAGCCCTGACCTCCCGGCCTTCCTGACCGAGTGGAGCGGGGTTTGCCGGGTCAAGCTGGCCCAGAGCGCCGCCCCCAGCCCGGCCCCCGCGCGGTTGCGGGGGCTTTGCCTTGCCCGGCCGCCCGGCCGGAAGAGAGGAGAACCCATGAGAAACGCCTTCCTGATCCTGCCGCTCGCGCTGCTCGCCACTGTGCCGCACGCCCAGCAGCGGGGGAGCCGCGTGGGCTTCGTGGACGTGCAGCAGGCCGTCGCGGCCCTGCCCGGGAGCAGCACCTACCTGAACCTGACCAAGAAGCTGGACGCGGACCTGAAAGCCAAGCAGACGAACCTCCAGAACCTCGCGGCCAAAGCGGCCAGCACGCGCAGCGCCGCAGACCGGCAGGCCCTCCAGAAAGCGCAGCAGAGCTTCGTGAGCGCCCAGCGGGACGCCCAGAAGCGCCTGGAGGGCGAGTTCAAGCCGCTCGCCTCCAGGATCAACTCGGCGGTGGCGAGCGTGGCCAAGAGCAACGGCTACAGCGTGGTGATGGACCGCCGCGTGGCCGCCCAGTCCAATCTGGTGGTCTACGCCAACAACGCGGCGACCGACCTCACCGCCGCCGTCGTCAAGGCGCTCAAGAAATAATCCCCCGCGTCCAGGCCCGCCCTCTCTGTGGGGGCGGGCCTGCTACGCTCCCCGCATGACCGACGGCAAGGATGAGGGAACAGGGGTAGCCCGCCGCCATATTTTCGGCGCGCAGGAGGAGCGTATCCTCGGCCGCCTGGCGGCGCTGGACCCCGACCTGATGCGGTACGTGCGCGACTTCGCCTACGACACCGTGTACGAGCGGCCCGGGCTGGACCTGAAGACCAAGGAACTGGTCGCCTCGGCCTTGCTGGTTTCGCTGGGCAG
The window above is part of the Deinococcus metallilatus genome. Proteins encoded here:
- a CDS encoding OmpH family outer membrane protein, with protein sequence MRNAFLILPLALLATVPHAQQRGSRVGFVDVQQAVAALPGSSTYLNLTKKLDADLKAKQTNLQNLAAKAASTRSAADRQALQKAQQSFVSAQRDAQKRLEGEFKPLASRINSAVASVAKSNGYSVVMDRRVAAQSNLVVYANNAATDLTAAVVKALKK
- a CDS encoding carboxymuconolactone decarboxylase family protein → MTDGKDEGTGVARRHIFGAQEERILGRLAALDPDLMRYVRDFAYDTVYERPGLDLKTKELVASALLVSLGSPAELRTHLRGALRAGASEQEVREVLLLCVPYLGFPRVVAAFTQLQALLEARRDGQEKAPTGEG